The DNA segment TTGGGCTTATATGTTTTATGGCTTTTTTAATTGCGAACGAATAGTCAAATGGAAAGAAGAATAATCCATCAATATTTTTTATTTTCTTTGCAAACTGATTGCCTGTAGCAGTAACTGTTGAAAGAAGAATTCTATAATCAGGAAATGTTTTCCTGAATTCGTCAATGAAGGGCGTTGCAGCAGCTACTTCTCCTACAGAGACAGCATGTATCCAGACTGATTTGCCATCTGCTATCAACGACTGAGGCAATTTGCCGAATCGTTGCAATAAGCTCATTCTATGCTTTTCAGTAAAAACAAGTTTGCATAAAAAATAGGGCGATGCAATGATAGACATAGAATACAAAAGAGTGTTGTAAATGAAGTATGTCATGCTTTCTTAAACAATATAGCTATTCCGGCAAGTACAAGAACAACAGCAAATATTTTTCTTAGTTTTTCTCGCGAAATCTTTACGCTTAGTTTTGCGCCAAAAGGAGCTGCAAGAACTGAGCCGACAGCTATGAAAATTGCAAGTTTTAAATTTGCATCACCTCTGGCTATATATCCCACTACTCCTGAAAGAGAATTAAAGAATACAATGAAAAGGGAAGTTCCAACACATATATTCATGGGAATATGTAAGAATATATGCATTACAGGAACCATGATCAATGCTCCTCCTATCCCAAGCAGGCCAGAAGCGGTTCCGGCAATTAGCCCTAGAATTAACGCTAATGATTTATTGAATTTTATGTTAGAAGTATTGGTA comes from the bacterium genome and includes:
- a CDS encoding sulfite exporter TauE/SafE family protein; translation: MYYLLASLAGVLAGIGSGLLGMGGGAILVPVLLFVFSLPIKEAIGTSLCIIVLTAISAIIVHWKEKQVNLKLAIIMALTGVIGAQLGSYLNEIIPDNIIKFIFTVVVIIFGFKMWIGTNNGKEETSTTNTSNIKFNKSLALILGLIAGTASGLLGIGGALIMVPVMHIFLHIPMNICVGTSLFIVFFNSLSGVVGYIARGDANLKLAIFIAVGSVLAAPFGAKLSVKISREKLRKIFAVVLVLAGIAILFKKA